Below is a window of Candidatus Zixiibacteriota bacterium DNA.
GCGTGGTGGAACGGATGAAGAAGAAGAAAGCTCGCAGAATCCTGAAACTGCCCGAGATTATGGAGGGCTACAAGTCCTCTTTCCACCAGTACAGCTTCCTGAAGGGTGGTCTTTTGGCGATGGATCCGGATCTGTACGAGGTCAAACGTGAGGACCTGAAAACCGTGACTGAAGTCGCTCCGACTGAAGAACAAATAGAATCGATGTTGTTTGCGTTTAAAATTGTGAAACATGTGAAATCTAACGCGATTTTACTGGTCCAGGGCAAGCAAACCGTGGGAGTCGGCTGTGGTCAGACCTCGCGGGTGGATGCTTCTGTTTTGGCGGCTATGAAAGCGGGAGAGCGTGCTAAAGGGAGTTGCCTGGCCTCGGATGCTTTCTTCCCGATGAGAGACGGCGTGGATCGCGCGGCCGAAGCCGGAGTAAAGGCGATTATTCAGCCGGGTGGTTCAAAACGAGACGATGAAGCCATCGAAGCGGCCAATGAACACCAGCTAAGTATGGTATTTACCGGGATTCGCCATTTTAAACACTAATCGGATTTTAACTTGATTTTCACGTTTGAGATGTTTACATTCCCGTTATTCTGGAGAGGTTGATTTGGGCGAGAGAATACTTGAAATTGTATTTTACCTGATGCAGCATATGCGCAGCCATGACGGAGCGCTGACCCACCTGGACGATATTTCCCGTTCGCTGAAAAGCATGGGATTTTCCGACAACGAGATTTCCTCCGCTTATGGTTGGTTTTTAGAAGAAGTTCAGTCCAACAGCGTCCAGCAACTTCTGACGCGCGAGTTGTACAATCCACCCCCGCGAGTTTTTTCCGAAACCGAAAAGCAGGTGCTCTCGACTGAAGCACGCGGTTTTCTGATTCAGCTGTATCAGCTCGGCCTGTTGAATTCAGAGCAATTCGAGAGCATTATCGACCGCGTTCATCTTCTCGAACCGGGTTCGGTCGACTCCGATACCCTGAAGCTGATCGCCTCATCGGTCATTTTTGGTGGTGTCAACAAGAAGCTCGATTTGAACTGGTTCAATCTTTCCGGCGAAGAAACGGCTCATTAACAGATAATTCCCCGTGAGACTAACCAACCGCAAAATTCTGCTGGGCGTATGTGGCTGTATTGCCGCTTACAAGAGCGCTTACCTGGTTCGGCTTCTCCGTCAGGAAGGTGCCGAAGTGCGCGTGATGATGACTCGTTCCGCCGGTGAATTTGTGGCTCCCCTGACATTCGAGACATTGACTGATCATCCGGTCTATTCCGAGATGTTTCCAAAAGACCGTTATTTCGGCACTCATCATATCGATCTGGCTGAGTGGTCCGATCTTATTGTTGTGGCACCCGCTTCTGGCAATATGATCGGTAAGATAGCTTCAGGAATTGCCGATGATTTCGTGTCGACCGTCGTAATGGCTTCGCAATCGCCGGTCATGATTTCGCCCTCGATGAATACGCATATGTACGAGAACCCGATTATGCAGGCCAACCTGCGTAAACTCAAGGATCTTGGCTATCGTTTCGTTGAACCGACAGTTGGTGAACTGGCCTGCAAGACTTATGGTGTCGGCCGTCTGCCGGACCCGCAGGATATCGTCACTGTCATCACCTCGCATTTTGGCGGGCAGTCAGATCTATCCGGGCTGAAGGTTTTGATCAGTGCCGGTCCAACTGTAGAGTATCTCGATCCGGTGCGCTATATTTCCAACCCTTCCTCCGGCAAGATGGGCTACGCCCTGGCAGAGCGGGCTCGAGCGCGCGGGGCGGAGGTGACGCTGGTATCCGGGCCGGTTGCTCTTGAAGCACCTGCCGGAATTACTAGAATCGATGTTGAAAGCGGAAGCCAGATGCGACAAGCTCTCAGGGAGCATTTTGACAGGTGTGATATGCTCCTGATGGCGGCCGCGGTGGGCGATTATGGCCCGGAAACAGTCAGCGAGCACAAAATCAAAAAGAGTGCTCAGCCGATCCAGTTGAAACTCGTGCCCAAAGCTGACATCCTTCTGGAGTTATCACGGGATAAATCTGCTCAGGTCATGGTCGGATTTGCTCTGGAGACCGAGGATGTGGTTGCCAATGCGAGTGAAAAATTAAACAGGAAGAAGCTCGATATGATCGTTGTCAACAACCCCAAAATTACAGGAGCGGCTTTCAAGTCCGACACCAACCAGGTCACGATCATTGAGGCTGATGGTAACAGCTATGAACTCCCTATGATGAGCAAGCTTGAGCTGGCGGATAAAATCCTCGACAGCGCCCTTAAAATCAGTATAAAAAGTAAGCACAA
It encodes the following:
- a CDS encoding DUF494 family protein encodes the protein MGERILEIVFYLMQHMRSHDGALTHLDDISRSLKSMGFSDNEISSAYGWFLEEVQSNSVQQLLTRELYNPPPRVFSETEKQVLSTEARGFLIQLYQLGLLNSEQFESIIDRVHLLEPGSVDSDTLKLIASSVIFGGVNKKLDLNWFNLSGEETAH
- the coaBC gene encoding bifunctional phosphopantothenoylcysteine decarboxylase/phosphopantothenate--cysteine ligase CoaBC; the encoded protein is MRLTNRKILLGVCGCIAAYKSAYLVRLLRQEGAEVRVMMTRSAGEFVAPLTFETLTDHPVYSEMFPKDRYFGTHHIDLAEWSDLIVVAPASGNMIGKIASGIADDFVSTVVMASQSPVMISPSMNTHMYENPIMQANLRKLKDLGYRFVEPTVGELACKTYGVGRLPDPQDIVTVITSHFGGQSDLSGLKVLISAGPTVEYLDPVRYISNPSSGKMGYALAERARARGAEVTLVSGPVALEAPAGITRIDVESGSQMRQALREHFDRCDMLLMAAAVGDYGPETVSEHKIKKSAQPIQLKLVPKADILLELSRDKSAQVMVGFALETEDVVANASEKLNRKKLDMIVVNNPKITGAAFKSDTNQVTIIEADGNSYELPMMSKLELADKILDSALKISIKSKHNG